TGTTCTACGTGGATGCACATTCAGTGGTTTCTTCCTTTTGAGTCTGAACGTTTTGAACCTTCCCAGGAACATCACCAAGATGATGATGAGCCTTCCTTCATCAGACCACCTGCCGACAAAACCGTACGAAGCATCTCTGCATGTGGCGTCAGGCTTCAATAACTTGTCGCAGCTGTACCCGAGTGAGTAGCCAACATTGCCGTAGGCGCTGCAAAAGAAAAAATGTGCATCAATTGTTTGGAAGCAACGTACATGATGTTCTTGATTGCAATTTCCTATTTCTGCGGCTAACATAGTTCAAACTTTTCTTATGCTGTTAGCTATTATTTAGCAATACCTTATTTCTAGTATGGAATAAAATTTTGGTTAAAGATGTCAACTTGCCTGATCACTTCAAATATTACGCTGAACATGCTGAAATTGAGTGGATCGGCGGACATTGACTTCCTTTCAGTTATACATGCCAAAATTGTGAATATTGCTAAACAAGCAGGCTTGGTAATGACAAACTTCTCCCATGTTGCTTGGTTATTTGGATTTTCCTCTTTATCTGTCAAGGTTTGACTTTCACCACTGGTAGTGAGGAATGAAGTACCAGAAGGAAGGTACCTGCAAGTCAATGATCTGTTAAAACCATAAGGAAAATACTGATGTAGCATGCTGGTAATTGTCTTCTTGTTCAAAATAGTTAGACCTTAAAATCTCCTTTTCTGTGAACACAATAGTAGCGGCGCTGTTAAAATTTATTGTCATCGGTTACTGTGGAGCGGAACAATTATTCTGTCTTTGCTAGCTCAGCCTAGAAGAGTTCTATAGTTATTTTGGTTGCAGTTTAGGTGTGTCATCGGTTTTGAATGCACTTTTTCCGATTTTGGTCTAGGTAGCATGAGACATGTTCTGTGTTGTAAGACTGACATTTTTGCAAGCTGAGATAACTACTTTGGCAACAATTGCTATTGTCAACTTCAGATATAACTAATGCAATCTGAGATAACTAGCTTGGAACTATTTATGTTGTTTTGGTTACTAAAAGATGCACTCTATTTATTATCTGCCACTTTTATGTTCAAACAAGCATAGTTTTCTCTGCCATCTATAAGAGCTAATCTCAGTATGCTTCTGAACTTCATTAAATTCATCTTGAAGGCTTGAATATGTGTTGAGGAGATACTTACATGACAGCTGCAAATATCACCAAAATTGGCGGCGAAAGGCCTGAGATGTCAATGACAGTTTCACCGGCATGTCTTGAACTAGCACCCTGGAACACCGAGGCTACCAATTTCTGGAACCATTTCATTCCCTTGAAGGCCTTTGAATCCGACTCAAAATAACAAAGACACACTGCTTGCAGCAGAATTAGCAAAACTCCAGTCAGAACCAAGTAGAAAGAATTCTTATGTGTTCGCAAATGCCTGTATCCAATCTCCTTTGGGTGCCGAAGGATGTAAGCATATTCTTCTCTTTTGCTGACCTTTCCCAAGGCCCATATGCTTAACCTCAACAGTGGTGCAAACAAAGTGTTGCCTACTAGAATCTGTGGGGTAACTAGAAGCAGAAAAGTGGATTTATTTCTGAAAATCGCCATGTTATGATTTACCGGAGTGAAGCCGCAGTTTGCAAACGAAGATATTGCTGTGAAGACCGAGAAGGTCCATATCTTGATATCTTTATTCTTCAGTAGATGTCTTGCATCAGAGTCAATCCACAGGTAGATGACAATGACTACAAAGCCGCACAAAATTGCTGCTATGAAGTAGCCTGTCACTACATGAGCTAAAATATTGCGGGAGTTCTGATTCATTCCCTCTACCTGACTGTGTGGCATGGTTGCCTCTGACTGGATGCCTTCGATATTATTCTGACTGTTATTAAAAACATCGGAGGATTCAATGTCCCTGCTTATGAAAGCCAATCTTCTCTGGAGGGCATCATCAGTATTGGCCCTAGCATTTTTGAAGTGCAGCCCTAGTATTGAAGTGAACACTTCTCCTCCTAATATCATCAATATGATCAAAACCCAGAGCTGCTGGTCGGAGAAGTCCTCCATCTCAACTGTTGCCATGCTTGACACTGTCACTGTGGACACGGAGGTGAACATCAGATCCAAGTTccttcctcgaaataggctttcgccccgctatattaatatagcaaacgACCCGATACAACGAACGCGCTGGGGCCGCAGCACAACCAAGcccaaaaggaaagaaaaagaaaggaaagaagaAAAAATGCCGACACCGGCAGATCGACGAAAACGATGATGacccgcaaccgctgcgccctccggagaAGTAC
This region of Lolium perenne isolate Kyuss_39 chromosome 2, Kyuss_2.0, whole genome shotgun sequence genomic DNA includes:
- the LOC127336296 gene encoding cation transporter HKT1;1-like — encoded protein: MHRFSSVVVTLQNLPPHIAMKLSISNFEAFRTSKEKVKHFHEFLSRRLGFLSKCTAKLFGRSYQFLVFKSNPLIVQLIYFMSISFAGFLALKNLKSLNKPTRRNLDRRNLDLMFTSVSTVTVSSMATVEMEDFSDQQLWVLIILMILGGEVFTSILGLHFKNARANTDDALQRRLAFISRDIESSDVFNNSQNNIEGIQSEATMPHSQVEGMNQNSRNILAHVVTGYFIAAILCGFVVIVIYLWIDSDARHLLKNKDIKIWTFSVFTAISSFANCGFTPVNHNMAIFRNKSTFLLLVTPQILVGNTLFAPLLRLSIWALGKVSKREEYAYILRHPKEIGYRHLRTHKNSFYLVLTGVLLILLQAVCLCYFESDSKAFKGMKWFQKLVASVFQGASSRHAGETVIDISGLSPPILVIFAAVMYLPSGTSFLTTSGESQTLTDKEENPNNQATWEKFVITKPACLAIFTILACITERKSMSADPLNFSMFSVIFEVISAYGNVGYSLGYSCDKLLKPDATCRDASYGFVGRWSDEGRLIIILVMFLGRFKTFRLKRKKPLNVHPRRTLLEFICFLHIVVSVSYSCTAR